One part of the Anaerolineales bacterium genome encodes these proteins:
- a CDS encoding DUF2877 domain-containing protein, protein MSATPDRRLRAISIAPAARRWLESTQHARVLYAFESVVNLVNEDAHVLSLVSADLGDGPFSIVLEDFPSDVQADASLLVFENGLWLQDWLIDAEEAPLWQPTPNWQTLGSQPALLAPAARQIAELLAKHSPEDSLARLVLNPLASSSLPVRILQAAEQNIPLLFAALKQPDGAKLREAAKKLAGLGPGLTPAGDDLLLGAMYGLWATQPPIAAEQTAQEIAAIATERTHALSAAWLAAGARGEAAAPWHQLIDAIAAQNPKAIEIAVMRILPTGHTSGADALAGFLGVLEGWQP, encoded by the coding sequence ATGAGCGCAACGCCTGATCGGCGTCTGCGTGCAATCTCCATTGCCCCCGCTGCCCGCCGCTGGTTGGAGAGTACCCAACACGCCCGTGTACTCTACGCCTTCGAAAGCGTCGTCAACTTGGTCAACGAGGATGCCCATGTGCTCTCGCTGGTCAGCGCAGACCTGGGGGATGGACCGTTCTCCATTGTTCTTGAAGATTTTCCTTCGGATGTTCAGGCGGACGCCAGCCTGCTGGTTTTCGAAAATGGCTTGTGGCTGCAGGACTGGCTCATCGATGCCGAAGAGGCGCCGCTGTGGCAACCGACGCCAAACTGGCAAACCCTGGGTTCGCAGCCCGCGCTCCTTGCGCCAGCCGCTCGCCAGATCGCGGAGTTGTTGGCCAAGCATTCACCTGAAGACAGCCTGGCCCGCCTGGTGTTGAACCCGCTGGCCAGCTCATCGCTGCCAGTACGCATTCTGCAGGCCGCCGAGCAGAACATCCCGCTGCTATTCGCGGCTCTAAAGCAGCCAGACGGCGCCAAGTTGCGCGAGGCTGCCAAAAAGCTGGCCGGGCTCGGCCCGGGCCTCACGCCAGCCGGTGACGATCTGCTGCTGGGCGCGATGTACGGCCTGTGGGCCACCCAGCCGCCGATCGCCGCCGAGCAAACCGCCCAGGAGATCGCTGCCATCGCAACCGAACGCACTCATGCCCTCTCTGCCGCCTGGCTGGCGGCCGGCGCCCGCGGCGAGGCCGCCGCGCCTTGGCACCAGCTCATCGATGCGATTGCTGCGCAGAACCCTAAGGCGATAGAGATAGCTGTGATGAGAATTCTGCCCACCGGGCACACCTCTGGCGCCGACGCGTTGGCCGGTTTCCTTGGCGTGCTGGAAGGATGGCAACCGTGA
- a CDS encoding xanthine dehydrogenase family protein molybdopterin-binding subunit, which produces MTTRYFGQRIKRNEDPRLLTGRALFVDDVDLPGMAHVAFVRSPYAHARIKSIDAEAARQHPGVIAVYTATDLGSFWRTGVLNVGLPPIKDAYLNERMHPILAKDKVRHVGEVVVCIVAESRYIAEDAAGLVMVDYEPLPVHIDPRKALEDGSALIHDDLENNIAAHVVQEKGNYEKAKAKADLVIKREFFYDRGTAAAMENRGIVAAWDAKAGKLTMWDTTQAPVIIRNGIAGMLGLSEHQVRLIAPFIGGGFGPKILMFYPEEMLLPWISMQLNLPVKWIEDRAENFYSTTQERGQFHESEMALAKDGTILGVKDVFWHDNGAYDPYGLTVPINTQCTLLNMYKVPDYYSEFTAVFTNKPIVSPYRGAGRQHGVFVMERLLDAAAKELGIDKVAIRRKNLIPPEDFPVKHQIIYQDFSELTYDSGNYEPVLDKALKMIEYDKFYNELKPAAEKAGKKLGLGIVCYVEGTGIGPYEGARIQVQANGRVSVATGIGTQGQGHYTSYAQIVAEQLGVLVDQIDLVTGDTDQFHWGVGTFASRGAVVAGNAIHAAAKRVREKIIAKAIEEFEGEVTADKLELVDGKVQILGAPETAIPLGLLAQKANPMRGAVKPGTEPGLEATDYFGPEMGTTAYGVHAMIVEVDPDTMMIDIQKYAVVHDCGEVINPLILDGQIHGGVAQGLGNAFYEQLVFDEMGQILNASFMDYLLPAAQDVPRMETDHTTTPSPLNPMGVKGAGEAGAIPVGPLVAQALEDALNMPGFEIREIPLSPLRLWELAREHTANQ; this is translated from the coding sequence CTTCGTGCGCAGCCCCTATGCGCACGCCCGTATCAAATCCATCGACGCCGAAGCGGCGCGCCAGCACCCCGGCGTGATCGCCGTCTACACCGCTACCGACCTGGGTAGCTTCTGGCGCACCGGCGTGCTGAACGTAGGCCTGCCGCCTATCAAAGACGCCTACCTCAACGAACGCATGCATCCAATCCTGGCCAAGGACAAGGTGCGCCACGTAGGCGAAGTCGTTGTGTGCATCGTGGCCGAGTCTCGCTACATTGCCGAGGATGCCGCCGGCCTCGTGATGGTGGACTATGAGCCGCTGCCCGTGCACATTGACCCGCGCAAGGCGCTGGAGGATGGTTCAGCGCTCATCCACGATGATCTGGAAAACAACATCGCCGCCCATGTTGTGCAGGAAAAAGGCAACTACGAGAAGGCCAAAGCCAAAGCTGACCTGGTCATCAAGCGCGAATTCTTCTATGACCGCGGCACCGCCGCGGCCATGGAGAACCGCGGCATCGTCGCCGCCTGGGACGCCAAGGCCGGCAAGCTCACCATGTGGGATACCACCCAGGCGCCGGTCATCATCCGCAACGGCATCGCCGGCATGCTCGGCCTCTCCGAGCACCAGGTGCGCCTGATCGCGCCGTTCATCGGCGGCGGTTTTGGCCCCAAGATCCTCATGTTCTATCCGGAGGAAATGCTGCTGCCATGGATCAGCATGCAGCTCAATCTGCCGGTGAAATGGATCGAAGACCGCGCGGAGAACTTCTACTCCACCACTCAAGAGCGCGGCCAATTCCACGAGTCAGAGATGGCGCTTGCCAAAGATGGCACCATCCTCGGCGTGAAAGACGTTTTCTGGCACGACAATGGCGCCTACGACCCCTATGGACTGACCGTGCCCATCAACACGCAGTGCACCCTGCTCAACATGTACAAGGTGCCGGATTATTACAGCGAGTTCACCGCGGTCTTCACCAACAAGCCTATTGTCAGCCCTTACCGCGGGGCGGGCCGCCAGCATGGCGTCTTCGTGATGGAGCGCCTGCTGGATGCCGCTGCCAAAGAGCTGGGCATCGACAAAGTGGCTATCCGGCGCAAGAACCTCATCCCGCCGGAGGATTTCCCCGTCAAGCACCAGATCATCTATCAGGATTTCAGCGAGCTGACCTACGACAGCGGAAACTACGAGCCGGTGCTGGACAAGGCGCTCAAGATGATCGAGTACGACAAGTTCTACAATGAGCTCAAGCCCGCGGCCGAGAAGGCTGGCAAGAAGCTCGGCTTGGGCATCGTCTGCTATGTGGAGGGCACCGGTATCGGCCCTTATGAGGGCGCCCGCATTCAGGTACAAGCCAACGGCCGCGTCAGCGTGGCCACCGGTATCGGCACGCAAGGTCAGGGCCACTACACCAGCTATGCCCAGATCGTGGCCGAGCAGTTGGGGGTGCTCGTAGATCAGATTGACCTGGTGACTGGTGACACTGACCAGTTCCATTGGGGCGTCGGCACCTTCGCCAGCCGCGGCGCGGTGGTGGCTGGCAATGCCATCCACGCCGCCGCCAAGCGCGTGCGCGAGAAGATCATCGCCAAAGCCATCGAGGAGTTTGAAGGCGAAGTCACTGCTGACAAACTGGAGCTGGTCGACGGCAAGGTGCAGATCCTTGGTGCGCCGGAAACCGCCATTCCTCTCGGCCTGCTGGCCCAGAAGGCGAACCCGATGCGCGGTGCGGTGAAGCCCGGCACCGAGCCCGGCCTGGAGGCCACCGACTACTTCGGCCCCGAGATGGGCACCACTGCCTACGGCGTGCACGCCATGATTGTAGAAGTGGACCCTGACACAATGATGATCGACATCCAAAAGTACGCCGTGGTTCACGACTGCGGCGAAGTCATAAACCCACTCATCTTGGACGGCCAGATCCACGGTGGCGTTGCACAAGGATTAGGCAACGCCTTCTACGAGCAGTTGGTCTTCGACGAGATGGGCCAGATCCTCAATGCTTCGTTCATGGACTACCTGCTCCCTGCCGCACAAGATGTGCCGCGTATGGAGACTGACCACACAACCACTCCCTCCCCACTCAACCCCATGGGTGTCAAAGGCGCGGGCGAAGCCGGCGCCATCCCGGTTGGCCCACTGGTAGCCCAAGCGCTGGAAGACGCGCTGAACATGCCCGGTTTCGAGATCCGCGAGATTCCCCTAAGCCCGCTGCGGCTATGGGAGCTGGCGCGCGAGCACACAGCAAACCAATAG
- a CDS encoding amidohydrolase family protein, whose product MPKILITNAQLRNRPAGETFSLLVQDGRIAAIDKVIKGSADIELDAGGNLVTESFVNAHLHLDKVYTLDRMDELALQSYQGAGMGKAMNAIELASRVKAEYDESWILPNVRKALKLAAKNGNTHIRAFADVDTKAKLIGVKALIKAREEFKGIVDVQVVAFPQDGVGREPGTEELIREAMRHGADVVGGIPWIEFTDADAQHHVDAMFVIAKEFDKPVSMLVDDAGDAGLRTLEMMALAAIKQGWQGRVLAHHARAMALYPVPYLQKVIALLKQARMYVVSDPQTGPLHARVKELLEENAYVCLGQDDISDAYYPYGHNNMLEVAFLASHLLWMTSRTEMETLYSLVTTEAAKAIGLQDFEIKVGAPANLVVLDAPNVREALRYHHAPVHVISHGALIQQ is encoded by the coding sequence TTGCCTAAGATTCTTATCACCAACGCCCAGCTTCGCAACCGGCCAGCCGGCGAAACCTTCTCGCTGCTTGTGCAAGATGGCCGCATCGCCGCTATCGACAAGGTCATCAAAGGCAGCGCCGATATAGAACTAGATGCTGGCGGCAATCTGGTGACCGAATCCTTCGTCAACGCCCATTTGCATCTCGACAAGGTCTATACCCTCGACCGCATGGATGAGCTGGCCCTGCAAAGCTACCAGGGCGCCGGCATGGGCAAGGCCATGAACGCCATCGAACTCGCTAGCCGGGTCAAGGCCGAATACGACGAGAGCTGGATCCTGCCCAACGTAAGAAAAGCGCTCAAGCTTGCAGCGAAGAATGGCAACACGCATATCCGCGCCTTTGCAGATGTAGACACCAAGGCCAAACTAATCGGCGTAAAAGCGCTCATCAAAGCCCGCGAAGAATTCAAGGGCATCGTAGATGTGCAAGTCGTCGCCTTCCCGCAAGACGGCGTGGGCCGCGAGCCCGGCACCGAGGAATTGATCCGCGAGGCGATGAGGCACGGCGCCGATGTGGTCGGCGGAATTCCATGGATCGAATTCACCGATGCCGACGCGCAACATCATGTAGATGCCATGTTCGTCATCGCCAAGGAGTTCGATAAGCCTGTCTCCATGCTTGTGGATGATGCTGGCGACGCTGGCCTGCGCACGCTGGAGATGATGGCGCTGGCCGCGATCAAACAAGGTTGGCAAGGCCGCGTGCTGGCCCACCATGCGCGTGCCATGGCACTATATCCAGTGCCGTATTTGCAAAAAGTAATCGCGTTGCTCAAGCAGGCACGCATGTACGTGGTGAGCGATCCGCAAACCGGTCCGCTGCATGCGCGTGTCAAAGAGTTACTGGAAGAGAATGCCTACGTCTGCCTTGGGCAAGACGATATTTCCGATGCGTATTATCCTTATGGCCACAACAACATGCTGGAGGTTGCCTTCCTGGCCTCACACCTGCTGTGGATGACATCACGCACCGAGATGGAGACACTCTACAGCCTGGTCACCACCGAAGCGGCCAAAGCAATTGGCTTGCAAGACTTTGAGATCAAAGTTGGCGCACCGGCAAACCTGGTGGTGCTTGACGCTCCCAACGTGCGCGAAGCATTGCGCTACCACCACGCGCCTGTCCACGTAATCAGCCACGGCGCGCTGATCCAGCAATGA
- a CDS encoding NmrA family NAD(P)-binding protein has product MATVILVTGAGGKTGRAVLAALHARGASTRALLRKIAEVPASEVMLGNLAESSTIAAALQGVQAVYFIAPNVYPDEASLGAAWIAAARAAGVRRFVYHSVLYPQIEAMPHHWQKLRVEEALIQSGLDFTILQPASYMQNILPYLEDMRAHGEYSVPYSPHALFTPVDLHDVAAVAAHVLLEPGHSGAMYPLAGPEALSSVQMARQVAGLIQRSVAAVQQPLSEWLAANQHLPAYARDTLAAMFAWYDQHGFAASATTLASLLRRPPTRFASFLQRELK; this is encoded by the coding sequence ATGGCAACCGTGATCCTGGTGACAGGCGCAGGCGGCAAGACCGGCCGCGCCGTGCTTGCTGCACTGCACGCCCGCGGCGCAAGCACACGTGCCCTGCTGCGCAAGATTGCTGAGGTTCCTGCCAGCGAAGTAATGCTGGGCAACCTGGCAGAAAGTTCAACCATTGCGGCTGCACTGCAAGGCGTTCAGGCCGTTTATTTCATCGCTCCGAATGTGTATCCAGACGAAGCTAGTCTGGGAGCGGCTTGGATTGCCGCGGCTAGGGCTGCCGGCGTACGTAGGTTCGTGTATCACTCGGTGCTTTATCCCCAGATCGAAGCCATGCCCCACCATTGGCAGAAACTACGCGTGGAAGAAGCACTGATTCAATCTGGTCTGGATTTCACTATCCTGCAGCCCGCCAGCTACATGCAAAACATCCTGCCCTATCTGGAAGATATGCGGGCGCACGGGGAATACAGCGTGCCTTATTCGCCCCATGCCTTGTTTACTCCGGTGGACCTGCACGACGTGGCTGCGGTAGCCGCACACGTTTTGCTTGAGCCCGGCCATAGCGGTGCAATGTATCCGTTGGCCGGACCGGAAGCCCTAAGCTCAGTCCAGATGGCCAGGCAAGTTGCGGGGCTCATCCAAAGAAGCGTGGCTGCTGTGCAGCAACCACTATCGGAGTGGCTGGCTGCCAACCAGCATTTGCCCGCCTATGCGCGCGATACTTTAGCAGCCATGTTCGCCTGGTACGATCAGCACGGTTTTGCCGCCAGCGCCACTACCCTGGCATCTCTGCTCAGGCGCCC